The Sporosarcina ureae genomic sequence GACGGGTCATAATAAATTCCTCCTCTAGTTTTACACTGTTTTCAGAAAGCTCTTTATCATTGTAGCAAATTGTTGAGGTTTTTCCACGTGAATTGCATGCCCTGCATTTTTTATCGTTTCGTGCCGGGCATTTGGCAGGTTTTTCATCATTTCCTGTGCAATAGTTTCAAATTTCTCGTCTTCACTTCCGGTAACTAATAATACAGGTAATGAAAGTTGCTCAAGCGTCTGCCAGTATGAAGGCTGACTGCCCGTTCCAATCCCACGTAAACTGTTTGCCAGACCGGTTGGCCGTTGACAGAGGCGTTCATTGCGCACTGCTTGTCGTTGTGATTCAGACAGTTTCTTTTGTGTATGAAATAACGGAATCTCCTGCCAAAAGTCGACGAATTCTGGCATTCCTTGTTGTTCTATCTTATCTGCAAGCTTATTATCTGCGGTACGCC encodes the following:
- the menH gene encoding 2-succinyl-6-hydroxy-2,4-cyclohexadiene-1-carboxylate synthase, with the translated sequence MTTELLTIRGIETHIARYGDELLPPIVMLHGFTGSTATWQETIEQLVTDYHVVAIDLIGHGKTEAPETITRYKMEEQIKDLYEVLQKLEIEKPILLGYSMGGRVALGYTATYPEKVTSLVLESSSPGLRTSEQRLARRTADNKLADKIEQQGMPEFVDFWQEIPLFHTQKKLSESQRQAVRNERLCQRPTGLANSLRGIGTGSQPSYWQTLEQLSLPVLLVTGSEDEKFETIAQEMMKNLPNARHETIKNAGHAIHVEKPQQFATMIKSFLKTV